In Sorghum bicolor cultivar BTx623 chromosome 10, Sorghum_bicolor_NCBIv3, whole genome shotgun sequence, one genomic interval encodes:
- the LOC8067919 gene encoding uncharacterized protein LOC8067919: protein MSEQQPLPQPRSSMREALEKEDKEKAAAAAAKEKAAVPKNGGNGGGGKNGGGGNGGGVGGGNGGGAPPSGEETAREIQVVREAYRRETAAPAYVIPEEPPAMVELVGWYIYGFCSYFITHLLLPVLFPAIITQVAFPNSDFTPDPKYTLKGVTCSVHEMSMYQRLTKHSIVIDDSRMSPLGWSGLSWAIGILIVAPLLTQTAHHLDRGQYQSLILIAATSFGSFFCLLTGFFKTVWVFLFYILFIAGSIIIAEAVHTRNLGLMIRGLAAHDSGKHLVLRRRAAASQLSLYCTAIGGIGAALMAAFMYHMLRRTDQLTGLWVVSIFCGLIWFIGICHGLFTNRPSSSSPTTAFEPNFFTKLSYSMTLLRYPQAIGSLVAVFLSSFATMCIFTSGTLYAIGGVCIKPVLVLVLWILYFLFPLISLPLLHPIQIIIRADAVRMQLLGFIICLFVSGAGFYFKSHRWRAAHIIVIALVQSTANGILYAFGRILLLDASPPGKEGAFSVWYAFVRVTGAMIGFAASSAGPGRAGGSFAAAFLGSFLGIIVLIFGNVSNIGALKAAGHLKGMDDEKRMGGLGEKGEGMGSAVADSGESRGRV from the exons ATGTCGGAGCAGCAGCCATTACCGCAGCCTCGGAGCAGCATGCGGGAGGCGCTGGAGAAGGAGGACAAGGAGaaggccgcggccgccgcggccAAGGAGAAGGCGGCCGTACCCAAGAACGGCGGCAACGGTGGGGGTGGCAAGAATGGCGGCGGGGGTAACGGCGGCGGCGTGGGTGGCGGCAACGGCGGAGGCGCCCCGCCGTCCGGGGAGGAGACGGCCCGGGAGATTCAGGTGGTGAGGGAGGCGTACCGGCGCGAGACGGCCGCGCCGGCGTACGTCATCCCCGAGGAGCCGCCGGCCATGGTGGAGCTGGTGGGCTGGTACATCTACGGCTTCTGCTCCTACTTCATCACCCACCTGCTGCTGCCGGTGCTCTTCCCTGCCATCATCACGCAGGTCGCCTTCCCCAACTCCGACTTCACGCCGGACCCCAAGTACACCCTCAAGGGCGTCACCTGCTCCGTCCATGAGATGTCCAT GTACCAAAGGCTTACCAAGCACTCTATTGTGATTGATGATTCCCGGATGTCACCACTGGGCTGGAGTGGTCTATCATGGGCAATTGGCATTCTCATCGTGGCGCCGCTCCTCACTCAGACTGCTCACCATCTTGACCGTGGCCAATATCAGTCACTGATCCTCATTGCTGCCACGTCTTTTGGGTCGTTCTTCTGCCTGCTCACAGGCTTCTTCAAGACAGTCTGGGTGTTCCTGTTCTACATCCTCTTCATTGCGGGCTCAATCATTATTGCGGAGGCAGTGCATACCCGCAACCTTGGACTGATGATCCGTGGGCTTGCTGCGCATGACTCAGGCAAGCACCTTGTTCTTCGCCGCCGTGCTGCTGCGAGCCAGCTCAGCCTGTACTGCACTGCCATTGGAGGCATTGGAGCAGCCCTCATGGCTGCATTCATGTACCACATGCTGCGGCGCACTGATCAGCTCACTGGCCTCTGGGTTGTGTCCATCTTCTGTGGCCTTATCTGGTTCATTGGCATTTGCCATGGTCTCTTCACAAACAGGCCCAGCAGCTCATCACCCACCACTGCATTTGAGCCCAACTTCTTCACCAAGCTCAGCTATAGTATGACCCTTCTGCGCTACCCACAGGCCATTGGCAGCTTGGTTGCTGTGTTCCTGTCCTCTTTTGCCACAATGTGCATCTTCACCAGTGGCACACTCTATGCTATCGGTGGTGTTTGCATCAAGCCAGTGCTTGTGCTTGTGCTATGGATCCTTTACTTCCTGTTTCCCTTGATCTCACTTCCACTTCTCCACCCAATCCAGATAATAATCCGTGCTGACGCTGTTCGCATGCAGCTGCTTGGTTTCATAATCTGCCTATTTGTATCTGGTGCTGGGTTCTACTTCAAGAGCCACAGGTGGAGAGCTGCCCACATCATTGTTATCGCCCTTGTCCAGAGCACTGCCAATGGCATATTGTACGCATTTGGCCGCATTCTGCTCCTTGATGCCTCACCACCAGGGAAGGAGGGTGCATTCTCGGTCTGGTATGCATTTGTCCGTGTTACTGGTGCCATGATTGGCTTCGCTGCTTCTTCTGCTGGCCCTGGGCGTGCCGGAGGATCATTTGCTGCTGCATTCCTTGGGAGCTTCCTGGGCATCATTGTGCTGATCTTCGGCAATGTCAGCAACATTGGAGCGCTGAAGGCTGCTGGGCACCTCAAGGGAATGGACGATGAGAAGAGGATGGGCGGACTTGGGGAGAAAGGTGAAGGCATGGGTAGCGCCGTCGCTGATTCGGGTGAAAGCAGGGGGAGGGTATGA
- the LOC8066904 gene encoding ruBisCO large subunit-binding protein subunit beta, chloroplastic: protein MASTFGATSTVGLMAAPAGKNVRLQRRANFRVKAAKELYFNKDGSAIKKLQTGVNKLADLVGVTLGPKGRNVVLESKYGSPKIVNDGVTVAREVELEDPVENIGAKLVRQAAAKTNDLAGDGTTTSVVLAQGLIAEGVKVVAAGANPVQITRGIEKTAKALVEELRKLSKDVEDSELADVAAVSAGNNYEIGNMIAEAMSKVGRKGVVTLEEGRSSENFLYVVEGMQFDRGYISPYFVTDSEKMSAEYENCKLLLVDKKITNARDLINVLEEAIRGAYPILIIAEDIEQEALATLVVNKLRGSLKIAAIKAPGFGERKTQYLDDIAILTGATVIRDEVGLSLDKADKSVLGTAAKVVLTKESTTIVGDGSTQEEVTKRVAQIKNLIEAAEQEYEKEKLNERIAKLAGGVAVIQVGAQTETELKEKKLRVEDALNATKAAVEEGIVVGGGCTLLRLAAKVDAIKDTLENDEQKVGAEIVRRALSYPLKLIAKNAGVNGSVVTEKVLSNDNFKYGYNAATGQHEDLMAAGIIDPTKVVRCCLEHAASVAKTFLTSDVVVVDIKEPEAAPLANPMDNSGYGY from the exons ATGGCTTCGACATTCGGTGCCACTTCTACAGTTGGCCTTATGGCTGCTCCAGCAGGGAAGAATGTGCGCCTTCAGAGGAGGGCTAACTTCAGAGTAAAAGCAGCCAAGGAGCTGTACTTCAACAAGGATGGCTCAGCTATCAAGAAGCTCCAG ACTGGAGTCAATAAGCTTGCAGACCTAGTTGGAGTTACACTTGGACCAAAGGGAAGGAATGTCGTTTTGGAGAGCAAGTATGGCTCTCCTAAGATTGTTAACGATGGTGTTACAGTTGCAAGAGAG GTTGAGCTGGAGGACCCTGTGGAAAACATTGGAGCTAAATTGGTCAGGCAAGCTGCAGCTAAGACCAATGATCTAGCTGGAGATGGGACAACCACCTCCGtggtccttgctcagggactgATTGCTGAGGGTGTTAAG GTTGTGGCAGCTGGTGCTAATCCTGTTCAGATTACTCGTGGTATTGAGAAAACAGCGAAAGCACTAGTTGAAGAACTACGTAAGTTGTCCAAGGATGTTGAAGATAGCGAGCTTGCAGATGTTGCTGCAGTTAGTGCTGGCAACAACTATGAAATCGGTAACATGATAGCAGAGGCCATGAGCAAGGTTGGTCGGAAGGGTGTGGTTACCCTTGAAGAGGGAAGGAGTTCTGAGAACTTTCTCTATGTTGTGGAGGGAATGCAGTTTGACCGTGGTTATATCTCTCCCTACTTTGTAACAGACAGTGAGAAAATGTCTGCCGAGTACGAGAACTGCAAG CTTCTTTTGGTTGACAAGAAGATCACCAATGCAAGGGATCTTATCAACGTTTTGGAAGAAGCCATCAGAGGTGCATACCCAATCCTGATAATTGCTGAGGATATTGAGCaggaggctcttgctactcttgtTGTCAACAAGCTTAGAGGATCATTGAAGATTGCTGCCATCAAAGCCCCTGGTTTTGGAGAGCGCAAGACTCAGTACTTGGATGATATTGCCATCCTTACTGGAG CAACTGTAATCAGAGATGAAGTTGGGCTGTCACTTGACAAGGCTGACAAATCAGTCCTTGGAACAGCTGCAAAGGTTGTTCTTACCAAAGAGTCAACAACAATTGTTGGTGACGGCAGCACCCAGGAAGAAGTTACTAAAAGGGTTGCGCAGATTAAAAATCTGATTGAG GCAGCAGAACAAGAATATGAAAAGGAAAAGCTCAATGAGAGGATAGCTAAGCTTGCTGGTGGTGTTGCTGTCATTCAG GTGGGAGCACAAACAGAAACTGAACTAAAAGAGAAGAAGTTGAGAGTTGAGGATGCCCTAAATGCAACTAAG GCTGCTGTTGAGGAAGGTATTGTTGTTGGTGGAGGGTGCACTCTTTTGCGGCTTGCAGCTAAAGTCGATGCCATCAAAGATACACTGGAGAATGATGAGCAGAAG GTTGGAGCTGAAATAGTAAGAAGGGCCCTGAGCTACCCACTTAAATTGATTGCTAAAAACGCTGGTGTCAATGGCAGCGTTGTCACTGAGAAG GTCCTTTCTAACGATAACTTCAAGTATGGTTACAATGCTGCTACTGGACAGCACGAGGACTTGATGGCTGCTGGTATCATTGACCCCACCAAG GTGGTGAGATGCTGCTTGGAGCATGCCGCATCGGTGGCCAAGACCTTCCTGACATCAGATGTTGTGGTCGTCGATATCAAGGAGCCGGAGGCCGCGCCCCTCGCTAACCCGATGGACAACTCTG GCTATGGATACTGA